A region of the Romboutsia hominis genome:
GTATTCTACCAGCTTTAGCTTGAGTTAATGCATCTCTTAGTACTTGCTCATCTATACCAGCTATTTTTATATCCATTTGTATAGCTGTTATACCTTTTTCAGTACCTGCAACTTTAAAGTCCATATCTCCTAAGTGGTCTTCCATACCTTGTATATCTGAAAGTACTGCTACTTTATTGTCATGCTTTATAAGACCCATTGCAATTCCTGCTACCATATCTTTTAGAGGAACACCAGCGTCAAGTAGTGATAATGTTGAACCACAAACACTACCTTGAGAAGTTGAACCATTTGAGCTAAGTACCTCAGATACAACTCTTATTGCATATGGGAATTCTTCTTTAGATGGTAATACTGGAAGTAAAGCTCTTTCAGCTAAAGCTCCGTGACCTATTTCTCTTCTCCCTGGACCTCTTGATGGTCTAGCTTCACCAACACTGTATGCTGGGAAGTTGTAGTGATGCATATATCTTTTACTTTCTTCTTCATCAAGTCCGTCAAGTATTTGAACATCCCCTAAAGCTCCAAGTGTAGCTATAGACATTACTTGAGTTTGACCTCTTGTAAATAATCCAGAACCATGAGTTCTTGGTATAAATCCATTATCACACCATATAGGTCTTATTTCATCTAGCTTTCTGTTATCTGGTCTTACATTTTCATGTACTATTAATTTTCTAACTTCTTCTTTTATTATAGCATGAAGAGTTTCTTCTATGTCTTGTTCAAATTCTTCAGCTATTTCTGCAAAATGTTCAAAAGTTTCAGCTTTAACAGCATCCATCTTTTCCATTCTTTCTAACTTTTCAAATGTTTTTATAGCTTTAGCCATTTTTTCGCTTGCAAATTCACGAACAGCTTTTTCTATATCTTCATCTACTTGATGAAGTACAACTTCCATTTTTTCTTTTCCAACTTCAGCTACTATTTGTTCTATAAATTCAACTATCTTTTTGATTTCTTCATGAGCAAATAATATAGCTTCAAGCATTATTTCATCTGGTATTTCTTCAGCCCCTGCTTCAACCATCATTATAGCATCTTTAGTTCCTGATACTACAAGGTGCATAGAACTCTTTTCTCTTTCCTCTGCTGTTGGGTTAACAACAAACGCCCCGTCAACAAGTCCTATTAAAACAGAACCTGTTGGTCCATTAAATGGTATATCAGATATAGATAATGCTACTGAAGAACCTATCATTGCTACTATGTCAGGAGTACAGTCTTGGTCTACTGATAAAACTGTTGCAACTACTTGTACATCATTTCTAAATCCTTTAGGGAATAAAGGTCTTATAGGTCTATCTATAAGTCTTGATGTAAGTATAGCTTTTTCCGACGGCTTTCCTTCTCTTTTTAAGAATCCTCCTGGTATTTTACCTACTGAGTATAACTTTTCTTCATAATCTACACTTAGTGGGAAGAAATCTATTCCATCTCTTGGTGCAGAAGACTTAGATACGTTAACCATTACCATCGTATCTCCGTATCTAAGTATAGCACTACCACTAGCAAGTTCTGCTATTTTTCCTATTTCAACAGAAAGTTCTCTCCCTGCTAAATCCATTTTAAATATTTTATGTTCAAACATTAATTGCTTGCCTCCTCTTTAAAAAACACGTTTATCATCCTATGTATTATATTATCAAAAATAGTATAAATTAACAACATAAAAGTAATTTACTATATTTGAGATAGCTTTGTTTAAATAACCTATTATTAATTTATTATTTACTTATTGATATAAATTTAGTCATATATGTTTTAATCAATTAATATATTCTTTTTAAATAAAAAGTCTGTGTTTAACTTAAAATACTTTAAGTCAAATACAGACTCTTTATATTAATATAAATATCTATCTCTTAATTCTTTTAGATCTTCTACTGTTAATCCAAATTCATTGTATAAATATTCTTCTGTAGTTTTATAATCTTCATCTATTCTTCTAAATGCTTCGTTTATATAATCTTCATTTACACCAAATAAATATTTTAATTTTTCCTCAGGAACATTTTTTAACTCAGGTTGTACTTTCATTATCTCTTCTATGGCATCTTGTGCTGATTGATTGCTTTTTAAATAATCTTTTATTATATCTTCTCTACTTACACCTAATATCATTAAAATTATAGCACATCCTACTCCAGTTCTATCTTTTCCTGCTGTACAGTGAGTTAAAATTGGTAGGTTATTTTCATCTCTAATAAGTTCAACTAATCTTTTATATGATTTGTTATTTACTGGTAAATCATAATATCTTTCTTTTAACATATTAAAAGCATTTTCATTTTCAAACATATTTAATAACATTTCTTTGACAGATCCAAACTTAGCCGCGCTCATATCATCCATATTCATAGCAGATACTCTTATGTACTCTATATTTTCTATTTCTTCTGTTGGATTTTCTTTACTTTCTTCTTCGCTTCTATAATCAAATACTAACTTTATGTTTAAATCTCTTAATGTCTGTATATCATCACTACTTAAATTAGCTAAATTTCCAGATCTGAAAAATAATCCTTTTTTTACAGTTCTTCCATCTGACGACTTACATCCTCCAATGTCTCTAAAGTTTATCAAAACTTATCCCTCCTTATCATTTACATTTGATACATACCCTAAATAATTATAATAAAACATAGGTATAATTTTCTATAAAAATCACATTTTAGAAATATATTTTATATAAATTTTTAAGTATACTTGAAATATTTAATTAAGAGTACTATAATCTAATTAAGTAATCACTTAACTAAAAGGAGTGAACATGAATAATTTAGCTAAAGTATTTAAGGCACTAAGTGATGAAACAAGACTTAAAGTTCTTTTGTTAGTTTCAAAAAGAGATATTTGCCAAAAAGGAATCTCTAGGTACTTAGGTATAACTGATTCATCAGTATCTCAGCACATAAAGGTTTTAAAGGAAGCTGAGATAATAAGAGGATATAAAGAAGGATACTACGTTTTTTATCATATTAATGAAAATGTTTTTAATGAATGTATATCATTTTTTAATTCTCTAGGAAATATTAATGAAAACTTATTAGATTTATCAAACATTAATCTTATAAGTACAGACTGCAGTACTAACTGCAAATCTATAAAAAAATGTTGTAAAAGAAGGGATGTTTAATTATGAAAATTTGTATGCCAGTAGAAGTAAATGAAGGTCTTTTAAGTAAGCCATTTGGACACTTTGGTTCAGCTCCAATGTTTTTAGTTTACGACTCAGAAACTAAGGAAGTGTCTGCTTTAGATAATGGAGATTTAGGGCATGAACATGGAAAATGCCAACCTATAAAAGCTTTATCAGGAAATGTTGTAGATGCAGTTATAGTTGGTGGTATAGGTCAAGGTGCTATAGTTAAATTAAATTCTATGGGAATAAAAGTGTATAAGGCTTTAGGAGCTACTTTAAAAGAAAATATAGATTTATTCAATGAAAACAAATTAAATGAATTCCCAAGTAATCACACATGCTCTCATGATGGATGCAACCATCATTAGAATATAAGTTTTGCATAATTATCAACATATAAAAGCCTCTTATTAAATCTTTAATAAGAGGCTTTTTATATAATTCTTAACTACAGTAGTTAACCACAGTTTTTTAAGTATAATAATTTTCTTAAATGCAAAAAAGTTATCTCTTACGAGATAACTTTTTATATATAGAAAAATTATTATTTTCTTAATCCTAACTTAGCTATTAACGCTCTGTATCCTTCTAAGTCTCTGTCTTTTAAGTAAGCTAATAAGTTTCTTCTTCTACCAACCATCTTTAAAAGACCTCTTCTTGAGTGGTGATCTTTTTTGTGGATTTTTAAGTGGTCGTTTAATTCGTTTATTCTAGCTGTTAATAAAGCTATTTGTACTTCTGGAGAACCAGTATCTCCTTCACTTCTTCCGAATTCTTTTATTATTTCTAATTTGTTCATTTGAATACCTCCATAATATTTAAAAATCGCCTATTACTAAGCACGAATTGGAGTAATTCTATGCCGAGTAATGGTTTACTCCAACTATTTTACCATACATTCACTAATATTGCAAACATAGTTTTCTCTTACATAGTTGGTATCTTTTTTCAATTGTTGTTTTAGTTCTTCTAAGGATGAAAACTTACGCTCATCTCTAATTCTTTCTAAAAACTCAACTTTTATAATCTTGCCATATATATCTTCATTAAAATCTAATATATTAGTTTCTATTGATAGCTTATCCCCATTTACAGTAGGATTAAAGCCTATATTTGTTGCGCCATAGTAAGTATTACCATCAATATATACTTTTGTTGCATATATACCATTTTTAGGTATTATCATATTTTTATCGCCTTGAATATTAGCTGTTGGAAAACCTATAGTTCTTCCAAGTTTTTTAGCGTGTATAACTTCTCCTTTTATTTCATAGTTATGTCCTAAATATTTTTTTACTTTAGATACTTGTCCATCTTTTATAAGATTTCTTATATAAGTACTGCTAACTCTTATATCATCTATTTTTATAGGATTTACTATCTCTAGTTCAAAGTTATACTCACTACATAACTCCTTTAATAAATTTACATTTCCTTCTTTATTTTTTGCAAATGTAAAGTCATATCCAACTATTATTTTCTTAACGCCTAACCTATCTATTAAGATGTCTTTTACAAACTCTCTTGGAGATATTTTAGTCATATATTCATCAAAAGGTATACTTATTATTAAATCTATACCCATATCTTTTATTCTTTGTTCTTTTTCTTTACTGCTTATAATATTTTTTATTGAGTTTTTTATAAAATAATTTGCTGGATGGTTGTCAAAGGTAAATACTACACTTTTTATATTGTTTTTAAATCCATATTCTACTGCTTTTTTAACTAAGACTTGATGACCTTTATGAAGTCCATCAAAGTTACCAATTGTAACTACACTTTTATTTATGTTTTGTATTTTATCTATAGATTTTATAATATCCATAATGAGTCCCCACTAAATTATAGTATTTTTTTAGTTTTATACTATAAATAGTTTATCACTCTTTACACTTATTTCGCTACCTTTTTTAATTAATTTACCACTACCTAAAAATTCACCTTCACAGTAAACTCTTACAATTTCATCATTTTCATTGAAATCTTTTTGTGTAAATCTTCTTGCATCTATTATTCCACCATTTACATAATACTTTCTTGCATTAGGGTGTATAGATAGACTGTTAAAGTTTGATAATACGTAGTCTATGTCATATAAATGTTCTTCTAAAGTGTTGTTTTCCTTGTATTCTTGTAATTGTTCTAAAGTTATAGCATTTTCTAAATTAAATTTACCTGAAGATGTTCTAAGTAAGAAAGACATATGACCTCCACAACCTAGAACTTGTCCTATATCATAACATATACTTCTGACATAAGTTCCCTTTGAACACATTACATAAAACATTATTTTATTGTCATTTATGCTAAGTATTTCTAGTTTTTTAATATGCACTGGTCTAGTCTTTAGCTTTATTTCATCTGCTCTTCCGCTTCTAACTAAATCACACATTCTTTTTCCATTTACCTTAAGTGCAGAATACATTGGAGGTAACTGATCTATATATCCTCTTTGAGTTTCAAAAGCTTTTTCTATTTCTTCTTTAGTGTAGTTAAAGTTGTCAACTCTATCTATTATCTCTCCTGAAGAATCGTAAGTGTCTGTAGTTATACCAAGAGTTAATTCACAAATATAGCTCTTATCTTTATTTAGTATAAGTTCACTTACTTTAGTTGCTTTTCCTATACATATAGGTAATACCCCTGCCGCATCTGGGTCAAGGGTACCTGTATGTCCAACTTTCTTTATATTTAAGGTTTTTCTTACTACACTAACAACATCATGAGATGTCATTCCTGTAGGCTTTATTATGTTTACTATTTTGTTCATGTTTTTATCACCTTAGATTGTTTTTAATACAGCTTCTAATACCTGTTTTTTTGCATTTTCAACACTATCATATATAGTGCATCCTGCTGCTCTTACGTGCCCTCCACCATTAAAGCTTTGTGCTATAAGGCTTACATCTACGTAATTTTTAGATCTTAAGCTTATTTTTACTTCGTTTTCTTTTTTCTCTTTAAGAAGTATTCCAACTTCTACTCCTTCTATATCTCTAGTGTAAGATGTTATTCCATCTACATCATTAAAGCTTATTATATTATTTTTTAACATTTCTTTTGTTATACATATACTAGCGACTTTTCCATTAACTATATCTAAAGTATTTAGAGCTTCTCCTAATAACTTATAGTAGTTATATGGATTACTTTGAAATACTTTTTGGATTATCATATCTCTTTTAGCACCTTTTATAAGTAGTTCTTTTGCCATTTCAAAACTACTTGGATGAGTGTTTGAATATGAAAAATTCCCAGTATCTGTAGCAAGACCTGTATATAATGCTGTTGCTATTTTTTCGTCTATTAAGTCTATGTTTTTAGTTTCATTATATCTTACTAATAAATTGTATACTAGCTCACAAGTAGATGATGCATTTATATCTATGTAATTAAAATCTCCATAATTATCATTACTTGCATGATGATCTATACATATAACTTTATTAGCATTATTTATTATATCTTCTTCTAAACATATTCTTTTTTTATCTCCGCAATCAAGGGCTATTAATGAATAATTATTTTCATTAAACTCATTAGATTTAAGTATGTTTATACCTTCAACTAAAAATTCTAAATTTCTAGGTGCATTATCATCTAAGACATAGTAAACGTTTTTACCTAGCTTTTTTAGGCTATAATACATTCCTAGAGTTGAACCTATATTATCACCATCAGGACTAATGTGAGAAGTGACAACAAAATTGTCACTTCCATTTATATAATCTATTATATTGTCTAGATTATTCTTCATCAAACATTTCCTCGTCTATTTCATTTGCAGTTTTTCCTTCATTAACTTTCTTTATTAATGTATCCATATACATTCCATTTTTTATAGAATCGTCAACTTTAAATATTATTTGAGGA
Encoded here:
- the pnp gene encoding polyribonucleotide nucleotidyltransferase; amino-acid sequence: MFEHKIFKMDLAGRELSVEIGKIAELASGSAILRYGDTMVMVNVSKSSAPRDGIDFFPLSVDYEEKLYSVGKIPGGFLKREGKPSEKAILTSRLIDRPIRPLFPKGFRNDVQVVATVLSVDQDCTPDIVAMIGSSVALSISDIPFNGPTGSVLIGLVDGAFVVNPTAEEREKSSMHLVVSGTKDAIMMVEAGAEEIPDEIMLEAILFAHEEIKKIVEFIEQIVAEVGKEKMEVVLHQVDEDIEKAVREFASEKMAKAIKTFEKLERMEKMDAVKAETFEHFAEIAEEFEQDIEETLHAIIKEEVRKLIVHENVRPDNRKLDEIRPIWCDNGFIPRTHGSGLFTRGQTQVMSIATLGALGDVQILDGLDEEESKRYMHHYNFPAYSVGEARPSRGPGRREIGHGALAERALLPVLPSKEEFPYAIRVVSEVLSSNGSTSQGSVCGSTLSLLDAGVPLKDMVAGIAMGLIKHDNKVAVLSDIQGMEDHLGDMDFKVAGTEKGITAIQMDIKIAGIDEQVLRDALTQAKAGRIHILNEMRKTISEPKPELSKYAPKIVTMNINPDKIRDVIGPGGKVITKIIDETGVKIDIEQTGEVFIAGIDADMIKLAQKLINDIVAEAEVGKTYTGKVTRIMNFGAFVEILPGKEGLLHISHIAHERVAKVEDVLNIGDEVEVKVTEIDEKGRVNLSRKVLLPKPEKKEEK
- a CDS encoding tyrosine-protein phosphatase, with product MINFRDIGGCKSSDGRTVKKGLFFRSGNLANLSSDDIQTLRDLNIKLVFDYRSEEESKENPTEEIENIEYIRVSAMNMDDMSAAKFGSVKEMLLNMFENENAFNMLKERYYDLPVNNKSYKRLVELIRDENNLPILTHCTAGKDRTGVGCAIILMILGVSREDIIKDYLKSNQSAQDAIEEIMKVQPELKNVPEEKLKYLFGVNEDYINEAFRRIDEDYKTTEEYLYNEFGLTVEDLKELRDRYLY
- a CDS encoding ArsR/SmtB family transcription factor produces the protein MNNLAKVFKALSDETRLKVLLLVSKRDICQKGISRYLGITDSSVSQHIKVLKEAEIIRGYKEGYYVFYHINENVFNECISFFNSLGNINENLLDLSNINLISTDCSTNCKSIKKCCKRRDV
- a CDS encoding NifB/NifX family molybdenum-iron cluster-binding protein — protein: MKICMPVEVNEGLLSKPFGHFGSAPMFLVYDSETKEVSALDNGDLGHEHGKCQPIKALSGNVVDAVIVGGIGQGAIVKLNSMGIKVYKALGATLKENIDLFNENKLNEFPSNHTCSHDGCNHH
- the rpsO gene encoding 30S ribosomal protein S15; this translates as MNKLEIIKEFGRSEGDTGSPEVQIALLTARINELNDHLKIHKKDHHSRRGLLKMVGRRRNLLAYLKDRDLEGYRALIAKLGLRK
- a CDS encoding bifunctional riboflavin kinase/FAD synthetase, which produces MDIIKSIDKIQNINKSVVTIGNFDGLHKGHQVLVKKAVEYGFKNNIKSVVFTFDNHPANYFIKNSIKNIISSKEKEQRIKDMGIDLIISIPFDEYMTKISPREFVKDILIDRLGVKKIIVGYDFTFAKNKEGNVNLLKELCSEYNFELEIVNPIKIDDIRVSSTYIRNLIKDGQVSKVKKYLGHNYEIKGEVIHAKKLGRTIGFPTANIQGDKNMIIPKNGIYATKVYIDGNTYYGATNIGFNPTVNGDKLSIETNILDFNEDIYGKIIKVEFLERIRDERKFSSLEELKQQLKKDTNYVRENYVCNISECMVK
- the truB gene encoding tRNA pseudouridine(55) synthase TruB, which codes for MNKIVNIIKPTGMTSHDVVSVVRKTLNIKKVGHTGTLDPDAAGVLPICIGKATKVSELILNKDKSYICELTLGITTDTYDSSGEIIDRVDNFNYTKEEIEKAFETQRGYIDQLPPMYSALKVNGKRMCDLVRSGRADEIKLKTRPVHIKKLEILSINDNKIMFYVMCSKGTYVRSICYDIGQVLGCGGHMSFLLRTSSGKFNLENAITLEQLQEYKENNTLEEHLYDIDYVLSNFNSLSIHPNARKYYVNGGIIDARRFTQKDFNENDEIVRVYCEGEFLGSGKLIKKGSEISVKSDKLFIV
- a CDS encoding DHH family phosphoesterase, producing the protein MKNNLDNIIDYINGSDNFVVTSHISPDGDNIGSTLGMYYSLKKLGKNVYYVLDDNAPRNLEFLVEGINILKSNEFNENNYSLIALDCGDKKRICLEEDIINNANKVICIDHHASNDNYGDFNYIDINASSTCELVYNLLVRYNETKNIDLIDEKIATALYTGLATDTGNFSYSNTHPSSFEMAKELLIKGAKRDMIIQKVFQSNPYNYYKLLGEALNTLDIVNGKVASICITKEMLKNNIISFNDVDGITSYTRDIEGVEVGILLKEKKENEVKISLRSKNYVDVSLIAQSFNGGGHVRAAGCTIYDSVENAKKQVLEAVLKTI